The sequence AATATCAACCAGGCCGGCCTTGTTGATGTCGCGGTGGATGATTTTGGCGCCCAGTTTAATTGCAGAAAGTAACGCGGTCAGCTCGCCGGTGGCGTGAGAGAAGTCGTGCTGTTTCTCGACGATAAATTCGCCTAACGTTTTCATGACACAATCCCTGAATCTACGGATGGATAGCGGCCTGTTAACAAACCGCCAACGTTTTCGCGTGCAGTGTAGCCCAAAGATGCGCGCTATTCATAGGCAAATCCATTTCTTCTGGACGATTCTGAGCGTTAGAATATGCCGACATTCGATGCACTCACATGAGAAACCTATGCGCATTCACATTCTTGGGATCTGTGGCACCTTTATGGGCGGGTTGGCGATGCTGGCGCGCTCACTGGGGCATGACGTCACCGGTTCGGACGCCAACGTCTATCCGCCGATGAGCACGCTGCTGGAGAACCAGGGGATCGATCTTATTCAGGGTTATGATCCGGCCCAGCTGGATCCGGCGCCGGATCTGGTGATCATCGGCAACGCCATGACGCGCGGCAACCCGTGCGTGGAGGCGGTGCTGGAACGTGGCATCCCTTACGTTTCCGGCCCGCAGTGGCTGCACGATGCCGTGTTGCGCGATCGCTGGGTACTGGCGGTCGCCGGCACCCACGGCAAAACCACCACCGCCGGCATGGCGACCTGGATCCTCGAGGCCTGCGGCTACCAGCCCGGCTTCGTCATCGGCGGCGTGCCGGGCAACTTCGACGTATCGGCGCGCCTTGGCGGCAGCCCGTTCTTCGTGATCGAGGCCGACGAGTATGACTGCGCGTTCTTCGACAAGCGCTCCAAGTTCGTGCATTACAGCCCGCGCACGCTGATCATGAACAACCTGGAGTTCGATCACGCCGATATCTTCGACGATCTGAAAGCCATCCAGAAACAGTTCCACCACCTGGTGCGTCTGGTGCCGGGCAAAGGCAAGATCATCCTGCCGGACAACGACAGCCACCTGAAGCAGGTGATGGCGATGGGCTGCTGGAGCGAGCAGGAGCTGGTGGGGGAAGAGGGCACCTGGCGCGCACAGAAGCTGACGCCGGACGCCAGCCATTACGCGGTTTTCCTCGACGGCGAACAGGTCGGCGAAGTGAACTGGGCGCTGGTGGGCGAGCACAACATGCATAACGGCCTGATGGCCATCGCCGCCACCCGCCACGTCGGCGTGCAGCCGGCGGACGCCTGCCGCGCGTTGGGCGATTTCATCAACGCCCGCCGCCGTCTGGAGCTGCGTGGCGAAGCCAACGGCGTCACGGTCTACGACGACTTCGCGCACCACCCGACGGCGATCCTGGCCACTCTGGCCGCGCTGCGCGGCAAGGTCGGCGGCACGGCGCGCATTCTGGCGGTGCTGGAGCCGCGCTCCAACACCATGAAAATGGGCATTAGCAAAAACGATCTGGCGCCTTCGCTCGGCCGCGCCGACGAGGTGTTCCTGTTCCAGCCGCACCACATTCCGTGGCAGGTGGCGGAAGTGGCGGATGCCTGCGTGCAGCCGGCGCACTGGAGCGCGGATCTCGACACGCTGGTGGACATGGTGGTGAAAACCGCACAGCCGGGCGATCACATTCTGGTGATGAGCAACGGCGGCTTCGGCGGCATTCACGATCGCCTGCTGGACGCGCTGGCGAAAAAGCAGGAACCGAAAGTCACCTACTGATCGCTCAGCCGCATCAGCCACATCAAGGGCCGCATTCGCGGCTTTTTTTACGCCCATAAAAAAGCCCTCGCGAGCGAGGGCAACGGGGTTCGTCGGATAGGACGACGAGAGGGTCTCTGGGAAATCGGCGTTTGCGTCAGAACTCGGCAGTGGCAGTGACGAGGGTAATCAGCTCTGCAAAGCCGTTCCCAGAGTTGTTATTTGTAAATCTCGGCGGTGGCGTGGTAGTTGCCTTCGTTACGCGCTTCGATCACGCGGTAGGCGGTCGCGCCTTTCGCGTCGGCTTTCTCCGACAACGCCTGGCGAATGTCGGTCGGCGCGCCGTCGATGCCGCTGACGGTGATGGTGCCGATAGATTGCAGATTGGCGGTCTGATCGCTAGTCACCAGCTGGGCGGCGGAGGCGCCGAAGGAGATGACAGACAGCAGGCCGAATGCAGCGAGAGTAGTTTTCATGTTCATGATAGCGATCCTTGGTCATAACAGCCTGGAAGGGCTTGGCAGCGATTTTTATTCTTGAAGGCCGTTATGACAGCGTTTGATTCCAGAGATGTATTGCCCGTTGCCGGGTAATGCCGGTACTTATTTGTAGATTTCAGCGGTTGCGTGGAAGCTGCCGTCATTGCGGGCTTCGATTACGCGGTAAGCGGTCGCCCCTTTGGCGTCGGCTTTGTCGGACAGCGCCTGGCGGATGTCGGAAGGCGCAGCGGCGACGCCGCTCACGGTGATTACACCGGCCGGCTGCAGTTTTGCGGCCTGAGTTGCATCAATAGATTGTGCTGCGAATGCACCAAAGGAAAGCATGGACAGAACGCTCAGGGTTGCAACGGTAGCTTTAATTTTCATCATCTCGCCTCATCGTATTCTTTTATCAGTTCCAACGAACTGTGATTCAGTTCACGAAAATGAGTATACAGCTAGTAACGCGAAAAATTAATAGTTAGCTAACAGTTGCTAGTGAAACTTTAACCTTATGATCCTTATTTTTTATAACTGTAAGGAATAAAAAACGCTCACAAAACGATCTTTTGATGTTAAATTTATGTAATTTCAATAAGGTAAGTGCTTTTGACCAAAAGTGCGGAAGATCACAGTGGGTACTGCTGGTTACATGTAGATGTCATGGAAATGTGTTGCTGAGGGATAAAAAAGCAGTGTTAAACGCGGTTGAAGGCGGGAAAGGTAACGTAAGAGTTAAAGAAGCGCTAACAAAGTGCGGGATAAAGCCGCACTTTGTTAGCGCCAGGTTTCACAGCTCTTGCTCGAACACGCCCAGAATAGCCTCATGCAGTTTCTGAGCGGTAAAGCCGTTGGACGGGGTGACGAAAATCGTGTCGTCGCCGGCAATCGTGCCGAGGATGCCCTGGGATTTCCCCAATGAGTCGAGCAGGCGGGCGATCAGCTGCGCGGCGCCCGGGCTGGTGTGGATCACCACGACGGCGTCGTTATGGTCGACGTCCAGCACCAGATTCTTCAATGGGCTGGTGGTGGTCGGCACGCCGAGTTCGGCAGGAAGGCAATACACCATTTCCATTTTGGCATTGCGCGTACGTACCGCGCCGAACTTGGTCAGCATGCGCGATACTTTGGATTGGTTAATGTTTTCGAAGCCTTCTTCTTGCAGCGCCAAAACGATCTCGCCTTGAGAACTGAATTTTTCTTCTTTCAATAACGCTTTGAACGTCTTGATCAGATCTTCCTGTTTTGCGGGATTACGCATTTTGCACCGTGGAATGTTGATAGTGGAAGTCATGATTATGCATATAGATGAATTTTTATGCAACAAAGGCCGACCCAAAGAAAATAAGCATGACCGGGCGGCGAGGAAAGGGCGGCATTTTAACAAAATCCGGCCGCGATGAATATGCCCTTTTGGCGACGGAAAATCGGCCCGCAGTGGTAAATAAAATGTTATTAAAATGATGTTGTTCTGATGTTGCGTAAGGGTGTAATGTAACGGCCGGTTAACTTGCTCGTGAATAACCTCGCACTATTTTTGATTAGTGTGCGCTATGCCCTTCATGCGTAAGCGATTTAATCTAAAATGGGCGCGACAGCGGCCGTTTTATTACACCTGCAGGCAAGAATTGGCTAATTTATTGTTTTGAAAGGTGTAATGACTTAAGGTCCGTAACCAACACATTCACGGCGCTTTATATATTTAAGATAATAAAGGAGTATAGGATGAAAGTTGCAGTTCTCGGTGCTGCTGGCGGTATCGGCCAGGCCCTCGCCCTTCTACTCAAAACCCAGCTTCCTTCAGGTTCTGAACTCTCTCTCTACGACATTGCCCCCGTTACCCCAGGCGTTGCCGTCGACTTAAGCCACATCCCAACCGCAGTTAAAATCAAAGGCTTCAGCGGCGAAGACGCGACCCCGGCTCTGCAAGGTGCGGACGTGGTGCTGATTTCCGCCGGCGTGGCCCGTAAGCCAGGCATGGATCGCTCTGACCTGTTCAACGTTAACGCCGGCATCGTGCGTAACCTGATTGAACAAGTGGCGAAAACCTGCCCGAAAGCCTGCATCGGCATCATCACCAACCCGGTTAACACCACGGTCGCCATCGCGGCGGAAGTGCTGAAAAAAGCCGGCGTTTACGACAAGAACAAACTGTTCGGCGTGACTTCGCTGGATATCATCCGTTCCAACACCTTCGTGGCCGAGCTGAAAGGCAAGCAGCCGGAAGAGCTGAACGTGCCGGTCATCGGCGGCCACTCTGGCGTGACCATCCTGCCTCTGCTGTCGCAGATCCCAGGCGTGAGCTTCACCGATCAGGAAGTGGCGGATCTGACCAAGCGCATTCAGAACGCCGGCACCGAAGTGGTGGAAGCCAAAGCCGGCGGCGGGTCTGCAACGCTGTCCATGGGCCAGGCGGCCGCCCGTTTCGGTCTGTCTCTGGTGCGTGCGCTGCAGGGCGAGAAAGGCGTTGTGGAATGCGCTTACGTTGAAGGCGACGGCAAATACGCTCGCTTCTTCGCACAGCCGCTGGTGCTGGGCAAGAACGGCGTTGAAGAGCGCAAGGATATCGGCACCCTGAGCGCCTTCGAGCAGAAAGCGCTGAACGAGATGCTGGACGTGCTGCACAAAGATATCGAACTGGGCGAGAAGTTCATCAATAACTGATCGACGCCGATAGTCAGCCGATAAACGCCGCCGGACGCTGTTCCGGCGGTTTTTTTTGCTCCGCGTTCACGATTTGATGCGCGCCTTGCGATCCAGCAGGCAATCGCTGTGCGGATCGTAATAGCGGCTTGGCCAGATCTCCGAGGGGTGGACGCCTATCGCTTCGGCGATCAGCCATTCCCCCTTCGGCCACGGGCGCGACAGCGCGTTGGCCAGCGTCGATGAGCTTAATCCGGCCTTGCGCGACACTGCCGCCAGCGTGGTGCCCTGCTTGCGTAGCGCCGCGATGATATCTGCCGGATGCCAATCTGGGTTCCTTGAATTCATGTTTACATTCCTTTTCTGATTAGCCAAAGTTGCGTTAGTGGTATAACTAACGGGTCAAGGTTAAGCGCATGAACAACGTGAAACGCTTATTCGGAAACCAGAATACCATTAAATTTCCTAAAAAATACCCAAGTAATTTCCAAAAAATGACGTTGCCCACTATTGCCCAGAGATGATGGCTATGAAAAAAGAGTGGTTTGCCGCCAAGGAACTGACAGGCATCGCAGGATTACCTTCCTCACCACAGGGAATCAATCTGATGGCCCGGCGCGAAGGCTGGATCAGCCGCAGGCGTAAAGGCGTGCAGGGAAAAGCGTTGGAGTACCATATCGACAGCCTGCCTTCAGACGTACGTAACCTGCTGGTGCTGAAGGAAGACGGGGCGGCATATGACGTAGAGCGTCAGGATCCGTTGGCGGTCTGGATCGAGTATTACTACCATTTGACGGAAAGCGAGCGCGAGAAAATGGTGGCTTTCCTGATGCGGGAAGGGATCGGCGGCCTGCTGGCGCGTATCGACGAAGAGAGCAATACCTAGGCAGGCCCGCGTATGCGGGCCTGATGGTTTTTAAGAAATATTAATTTCTTAAAAGTCGCGTTGCACCGCCAGATGGGCCAGGCCCTCCAGCGCCGTGCGGTGCTCCGATGCCGGCAATGCCTGCAGCGCGGCGATCGCCTTGTCGGCCTCTTCCTCGGCGCGTTTGCGGGTGTATTCCAGCGAACCGCATTGCTGCATCGCCTGCAGCACCGGCTCCAACAGGTGACGGCCGTTGCCTTGCTCAATCGCGCCGCGGATCATGTCACGCTGGGCGTCGTCGCCGTTGTGCATCGCGTGCAGCAGCGGCAGGGTCGGTTTCCCTTCGTTCAGATCGTCGCCGGTGTTTTTGCCCAAGGTGCTGCCGTCGGCGCTGTAGTCGAGCAGATCGTCGATCAGCTGGAAAGCGGTGCCGAGGTAGCGGCCATAGTCTTGCAGCGCCCGTTCTTGCTCAGCGCTGGCGCCGGACAGGATCGCCGACGATTGCGCCGCCGCCTCAAACAGACGGGCGGTTTTGCTGTAGATCACCCGCATATAGCTTTCTTCGCTGATGTCGGGATCGTGCACGTTCATCAACTGCAGCACTTCACCTTCGGCGATGACGTTGACCGCTTCCGACATCAGCGCCAGCACGCGCAGGGATTCCAGGCTGGTCATCATCTGGAAGGCGCGGGTGTAGATAAAGTCGCCGACCAGCACGCTGGCGGCGTTGCCGAACGCCGCGTTGGCGGTGGCTTTGCCGCGGCGCATGTCCGATTCGTCAACGACGTCGTCATGCAGCAGCGTGGCGGTATGGATGAATTCGATCAGGGCGGCCACGGTGACGTGCTTGCTGCCTTCATAGCCCAATGCCCGCGCCGCCAGGACGGCGATCATCGGCCGGATGCGCTTACCGCCACCGCTGATAATGTAATAGCCAAGCTGATTGATGAGCGTGACATCGGAATTCAGCTGTTCGAGAATTGTTGCGTTCACGGCCGCCATATCTTGCGCGGTTAACTCGGTAATTTGCTCTAGGTTCATTGTATTTTTTTCAGCTGTGTTTCTCTTCACCGCGTTGAGATCGCTGCTCACATCGGTACATGGCGGTAACTGTCCCTATGATTGTACTTGAAAAACGGTCCAGATAAACGCCACGAAAGAAACTGCGCTTTTTTTCTTCTTTTTTCTTGTTCTGGTCTTATTCTGCTCTTGTCATGCGCT comes from Serratia sarumanii and encodes:
- the mpl gene encoding UDP-N-acetylmuramate:L-alanyl-gamma-D-glutamyl-meso-diaminopimelate ligase, which codes for MRIHILGICGTFMGGLAMLARSLGHDVTGSDANVYPPMSTLLENQGIDLIQGYDPAQLDPAPDLVIIGNAMTRGNPCVEAVLERGIPYVSGPQWLHDAVLRDRWVLAVAGTHGKTTTAGMATWILEACGYQPGFVIGGVPGNFDVSARLGGSPFFVIEADEYDCAFFDKRSKFVHYSPRTLIMNNLEFDHADIFDDLKAIQKQFHHLVRLVPGKGKIILPDNDSHLKQVMAMGCWSEQELVGEEGTWRAQKLTPDASHYAVFLDGEQVGEVNWALVGEHNMHNGLMAIAATRHVGVQPADACRALGDFINARRRLELRGEANGVTVYDDFAHHPTAILATLAALRGKVGGTARILAVLEPRSNTMKMGISKNDLAPSLGRADEVFLFQPHHIPWQVAEVADACVQPAHWSADLDTLVDMVVKTAQPGDHILVMSNGGFGGIHDRLLDALAKKQEPKVTY
- the yhcN gene encoding peroxide/acid stress response protein YhcN produces the protein MNMKTTLAAFGLLSVISFGASAAQLVTSDQTANLQSIGTITVSGIDGAPTDIRQALSEKADAKGATAYRVIEARNEGNYHATAEIYK
- the yhcN gene encoding peroxide/acid stress response protein YhcN produces the protein MKIKATVATLSVLSMLSFGAFAAQSIDATQAAKLQPAGVITVSGVAAAPSDIRQALSDKADAKGATAYRVIEARNDGSFHATAEIYK
- the argR gene encoding transcriptional regulator ArgR — protein: MRNPAKQEDLIKTFKALLKEEKFSSQGEIVLALQEEGFENINQSKVSRMLTKFGAVRTRNAKMEMVYCLPAELGVPTTTSPLKNLVLDVDHNDAVVVIHTSPGAAQLIARLLDSLGKSQGILGTIAGDDTIFVTPSNGFTAQKLHEAILGVFEQEL
- the mdh gene encoding malate dehydrogenase, whose translation is MKVAVLGAAGGIGQALALLLKTQLPSGSELSLYDIAPVTPGVAVDLSHIPTAVKIKGFSGEDATPALQGADVVLISAGVARKPGMDRSDLFNVNAGIVRNLIEQVAKTCPKACIGIITNPVNTTVAIAAEVLKKAGVYDKNKLFGVTSLDIIRSNTFVAELKGKQPEELNVPVIGGHSGVTILPLLSQIPGVSFTDQEVADLTKRIQNAGTEVVEAKAGGGSATLSMGQAAARFGLSLVRALQGEKGVVECAYVEGDGKYARFFAQPLVLGKNGVEERKDIGTLSAFEQKALNEMLDVLHKDIELGEKFINN
- a CDS encoding helix-turn-helix domain-containing protein codes for the protein MNSRNPDWHPADIIAALRKQGTTLAAVSRKAGLSSSTLANALSRPWPKGEWLIAEAIGVHPSEIWPSRYYDPHSDCLLDRKARIKS
- a CDS encoding DNA-binding protein; the protein is MKKEWFAAKELTGIAGLPSSPQGINLMARREGWISRRRKGVQGKALEYHIDSLPSDVRNLLVLKEDGAAYDVERQDPLAVWIEYYYHLTESEREKMVAFLMREGIGGLLARIDEESNT
- the ispB gene encoding octaprenyl diphosphate synthase → MNLEQITELTAQDMAAVNATILEQLNSDVTLINQLGYYIISGGGKRIRPMIAVLAARALGYEGSKHVTVAALIEFIHTATLLHDDVVDESDMRRGKATANAAFGNAASVLVGDFIYTRAFQMMTSLESLRVLALMSEAVNVIAEGEVLQLMNVHDPDISEESYMRVIYSKTARLFEAAAQSSAILSGASAEQERALQDYGRYLGTAFQLIDDLLDYSADGSTLGKNTGDDLNEGKPTLPLLHAMHNGDDAQRDMIRGAIEQGNGRHLLEPVLQAMQQCGSLEYTRKRAEEEADKAIAALQALPASEHRTALEGLAHLAVQRDF